A window of Roseiflexus castenholzii DSM 13941 genomic DNA:
CTGCGTCAGGCGAATGCGCCTGGTGTGGTCATCTTCGCGTCCGATGTGGTGTTGGAGGGCGCAGATGACGCGCCGGACTGGACGCGCGCGCCTGAACCGGGCGATATTGCGCTGATCGGGTATACATCGGGCACGACCGGACGATCAAAGGGCGCTATGCTGACCCATGCCAATCTCATGGCGAATAGCGCGGCCGTCACCGTCGCCTGGCATTGGACGGAGCACGACCGCCTGCTGTTGACCCTGCCGTTGTTCCACATTCACGGTCTTGGCGTTGGGCTGAATGGCACGCTCTATACGGCAAGCACAGTCGATCTGCGGCGCGGGTTTGATGCGGCGGATGTGCTCGACACGCTGGCGCGCGGCGAGACAACGATGTTCTTTGGGGTGCCGACGATGTACACCCGCCTGATTGCCGAAGCGCGGCGACGACAGGCAGCAGGAGCGTCGGCGCGCGTTGACGGGATGCGTCTGTTCGTCTCCGGGTCGGCGCCGCTCAGCCCGCAGACCTTCGCCGAGTTCGAGGAACTGTTCGGGCATCGCATCCTGGAGCGCTATGGCATGACCGAAACAGTGATGAACCTGACCAACCCCTACGACGGCGAACGCCGTCCTGGAACGGTCGGCATGCCGTTTCCGGGGCAGGAAGCGCGCATTGTCGATGTGCGCACCCGTCAACCGCTTCCCGATGGCGAGATCGGCGAAATTCAGGTGCGTGGTCCGCACGTGTTCGCCGGGTACTGGCGCAACCCGCAGGCGACCGCCGAGGCATTCGACGCCGATGGCTGGTTCAACACCGGCGACCTGGGCTGGCGCAGCGCGGACGGGTATTTCACGATTACAGGACGCGCCCGCGAACTAATCATCAGCGGCGGGTACAACATCTACCCGCGCGAGGTCGAAGAAGTGTTACTGGCGCATCCCGCCGTCTCCGAGGCTGCGGTGGTCGGACTGCCCGACGCGGAGTTTGGCGAGCAGGTGGTGGCGGTGGTCGTGCCGGCAACATCGGCGACCGACAGTTTGGAACAGGAATTGATCGACTGGTGCCGCGCGCGCCTGGCGAGTTACAAAAAACCGCGACGAATTGTGTTTGTTGCATCGTTGCCGCGCAACGCGCTGGGCAAGGTGCAAAAGCATGTGATGCAACAGCAACTGACTCCATCAGGCGCAACCTGAAAGGACACCGCCATGAAGTATGACGATCTTGCCGCCGAACTGCGCGAGTGCGTCATGGGCGACGTGCAGACCGATGCGATTTCACGCGCTCTCTACGCAACCGACGCGAGCATCTACCAGATTGAGCCGCTTGGTGTGGTGCTGCCAAAGGACGAAGCGGACGTCGCTGCGCTCGTGCGCCTGGCGCGCCTGCGGCGCCTGCCGATTGTGCCGCGCGGCGGCGGCACCAGCCTGGCAGGGCAGGCGGTTGGACGCGCTATTCACGTCGATTTCACCAAGTACATGAACCGCCTGCTAGAGGTGAATGTCGCCGGACAGTGGGCATGGGTTGAACCGGGGATCGTCCTCGATCACCTGAATGCGGAACTTGCGCCGCACAATATGAAGTTTGCGCCGGATGTCTCTCCGTCGAACCGTGCCACAATCGGCGGCATGATCGCCAACAATTCATCCGGCATGTACTCGCTGGTGTACGGCAAGACCATCGATCACGTGCTGGAGTTGAAGGTCATGCTGTCCGATGGCAGTATCACTACCTTTCGCCCGCTCGATGAAGCGGAACTGCGCGCCTGCATGGCGAACACTGACCTCGAGGGGCGCATCTACCGCACGGTAGCGCGGCTGGCGCGCGAGCATGCCGACGAAATTGCGCGGCGCTATCCCAAAGTGCTGCGGCGCGTCGGCGGTTACAACCTCGATGCGTTCGTTCCGGTGAACGACGATGACGCCACCCGCTACGGCATCATGTTTGGCGCGCGATCACCCGACCGACGCTTCAACATGACGAACATGATTGTCGGTTCGGAAGGCACGCTGGCGCTGGTGCTGGCGGCACGCCTGCGTCTTGTTCCACGCCCGAAGCATACCGCCATTGCTATTCTGGAGTTTGACACACTCGATGCCGCGCTCGATGCGGTCGTTCCCTGCCTGGAGTGCAGTCCGGCCGCCGTCGAACTGATGGACGACATTCTGCTCGACCTGACGCGCAAATCGCACGAATATGCACAATATCTGGCGCTCTTCGTCCAGGGAAGGCCAGGCGCGCTGTTGCAGGTCGAGTTCTTCGGCGAGTCCGAGGATGAGGTGCATGCCAGCCTGACGCGGTTGGAGCAGCATCTGCGCACCCGGTGCAGCGCCATCACCCCCATGAGTGATGCGCGCCGGAAGAACGCCGTGCTGGCGGTGCGCAAAGCGGGTCTGCCGCTGCTCCAGTCCCTCTCGCCGGACCTGAAGCCGGAGACGTTCGTTGAAGACTCTGCCGTGCCGCCAGAGAAGTTGAACGTCTACCTGCGCCGCTTTCGCAATATTTGCCACGCGCATGGTGTGCAGGTCGCTTTTTATGGACATGCCAGCGTCGGCGTTATCCATGCCCGCCCGCTGCTCAACCTGAAGCATGCCGATGATGTGCGGAAAATGCGCGCCATTGCGGAGGAAATCAAGGACCTCGTGATAGAGTTCGGCGGCGCGCTCTCCGGCGAACATGGCGATGGCATGCTACGCGCCGAGTTCAACCGCGAGTTGTTTGGCGAAACGCTCTACGAAGCGTTTCGTGAGATCAAGCATACCTTCGATCCTTACGACATCTTCAACCCCGGCAAAATCGTCGATGCCCCGCCGATGGATCGCCATTTGCGCTATGGCGAGCGCTACCATCCGATCCAGTTGCACACCCGCTTCCGTTTCAGCGATACCGGCGGCATCGTCGGCGCCGTCGAGTTGTGCAATGGCAATGGTCTATGCCGCAAAATGTCCGGCGGCACGATGTGCCCCAGTTACATGGTGACGCGCGATGAAGAACACTCGACACGCGGGCGCGCGAATGCGCTACGCATGGTCTTTTCTGGTGCGCTTCCGCTCGATGCGCTCACCGGTGCGCGTATGAAAGAGGTGATGGACCTCTGCCTGGAGTGCAAAGGATGCACTGGCGAGTGTCCGTCGCGGGTCAACATGACGCGCCTGAAATCGGAATGGCTGTCGATCTACTACGAGCAGCATGGCATTCCGCTGCGATCACGCATCTTTGGCGCTATCCGAACGATCAACGAACTCGGCAGTCGCCTCGCGCCACTGGCGAACCGTCTGCTCGCATTGCCGTTCGTTCCGACGCTCCAGGAACGTCTGATCGGCGTCAGTCGTCAGCGCCGTTTACCGCCGTTTGCAGCGCAACCATTCCACCGCTGGTTTGCCGCCCGTCAGTCGCCGGTTGACGCTGACCGTCCTTCGGTCGTTCTCTTTCCCGACACCTTCGCCGACTACAACGATCCGCACATCGCGCAAGCGGCGGTGCGCGTCCTGGAAGCCGCCGGGTATCGTGTGCTCCTGCCGACGCGCCGCGTCTGCTGCGGGCGTCCGCAGATTTCGAAGGGATTGCTGAAGGAAGTCCAGGCGCTGGCGCAGCGGCAGCTCGATGCTCTGGGACCCTATGCCGCCGCCGGTATTCCGATCATCGGTCTCGAACCGAGTTGTATCCTGAGCTTCCGCGACGAGTATCCCGACCTGCTGGACGACCCACGCACCGCGACGCTGGCCCAGATGTCGTTCCTGTTCGATGAGTTCCTGGCGCGCGAAGTGCGCGCCGGTCGCGCAACGTTGCGTTTCCGCGATCAGGCGCCGCGCCGATATCTGTTCCATGGTCACTGCCACCAGAAGGCGCTCATCGGCAGCGCCTATGCGCTGGCGCTGCTCCGGATGATCCCCGGCGCCGACGCGCGCGAGGTTGATAGCGGGTGCTGCGGCATGGCGGGGTCCTTTGGATATGAAGCAGAACACTACGCCATCTCGCAGAAGATCGGTGAACGCGCGCTCTTCCCTGCGGTGCGTGCATTGCCCGCCACCGCTGAGGTTGTCGCAATGGGAACCAGTTGCCGCCAGCAGATCGCCGATGGAACCGGACGGCGCGCGCGACACCTCGCCGAAGTGTTGGCGGATGCGCTCGAAGAGTAGCGATGCCGTCACTCAGGAGTAAGCGTTGCTTCTGAACAAACTCGGATGCTTCGCTTATCAGCCACAAAAGTAGCGATGCCGTCACTCAGGAGCAAGCGTTTCTTCTCTTGATATTTCTCCCCCTGCATGCTATGATCTGCCAACACAGAGAAGTAGAATCTCTGGCGGCGGCAGGAGATGCCGCCGGTAGAGGAAAGAAACTCAAAGCATCTCCGAACGCTCAGACAGAAGCCAGAAAGTAAACAGCGCGGTCGGCGCGTGGCGATCAGCGACGATGATCCCCGCAGCGCGGACCGCTTTTTATTCGATGCCACATCCCTCCGGTTGCACAATCGGTACGAGGGAGCAACGATACCTATGATGACCGAACTCAAACGTCTGGTCGTTGGCCGTCCGCTCGCCAACGACCAGTTAGTCCACGAGCGATTGCCCAAGCGCCTGGCGCTTGCCGTGTTCTCATCCGACGCGCTTTCATCGACGGCATACGCCACCGAGGCGATCCTGATCGTTCTTTCGGCGGCTGGCGCAGCGGCGCTTGGGCTTGCCACCCCGATCGCGCTCGGCATCGCCGTGCTGTTGATGACCGTCGCCTTTTCCTACAGCCAGACGATCAAAGCCTACCCGCAGGGTGGCGGCACATATATCGTCGCGCGCGAAAATCTGGGAACGATCCCGTCGCTCACGGCGGCGTCGGCACTGTTGATCGACTACATCCTGACGGTCGCGGTCAGTATGTCGGCAGGGGTAGCCGCGATCACCTCCGCCTGGCCCGTGTTGGATCCATACCGCGTTGAACTTGCGGTCGGATTGATCGGACTGGTCAGCCTGGCGAATCTGCGCGGCATGAAGGAGTCGGGTGCGATGTTCGCTATACCGACGTATACCTTCATTGCCAGCATGTTCTTGCTGATCGGCGCAGGGCTGGTGAATGTCGTGACCGGCAACGTCACACCTGCACCGCCGCCGCAGACTCCTCACCTGCCAGCCGAGGCCGGTGCGCTTTCATTATTCCTCATTCTGCGCGCATTTGCAGCAGGTTGTACGGCGCTAACCGGCATCGAAGCGATTGCCGACGGCGTGCCCGCCTTCAGGAAGCCTGAATCGCATAATGCAGCGATAACGCTGGCAATCATGGCTGTGCTGCTCGTCACCATGTTTCTCGGTATCACCGTACTGGCAAATGCGTATCACATCATTCCCGATGGCAGCCACGAGCCGGAAACGGCGAACTCACAACTCGCGCGCGCGATTTTCGGCGCGGGATCACCGTTCTACTTCCTGCTCCAGATTGCAACGATGGCAATCCTGGTGCTGGCGTCGAACACCGCATTTGCCGACTTTCCGCGGCTGGCGTACTTCCTGGCGCGCGACCGCTATTTTCCGCGTCAGTTCACCCAACGCGGCGACCGTCTGGTCTTCTCCAACGGCATTGTCGCCCTGGGCTTGATCGCGTCGATCCTGGTGGTTGCCTTTCACGCGCGTGAGCAGGCATTGCTGCCGCTCTACGCGGTTGGCGTCTTTATCTCATTTACCATCTCGCAGGTGGGCATGGTGCAGCACTGGCGGCGAGCGCAGACGCCGGGATGGCGCCGCAGCGCTCTGATCAACGGTTTTGGCGCGACGATGACCGGCGTCGTGATGGTAGTGCTGGCAGTGACGAAGTTCCGCGAAGGAGCGTGGGCAGTGCTGCTCCTCATCCCGATGGTGGTGATGGCGCTGCTGAGCATCCACAACCACTACGTCGCGGTCGCCGAACAATTGTCGCTGGAAGGCGCGCCGCGCCCTGCACCGGTGCGGCGTCATACGGCGCTGGTGCTGGTGAGCGGCGTTCACCGCGGTGTGATTCCGGCGCTGCAATATGCGCTGTCGATTGCACCCGACAATGTGACGGCAGTCTATGTCGATCTCGATGCAGAGAATACGGAAAAGATCAGGCGCAAATGGGAGGAGTGGGGATGCGGCATTCCACTGGTCATTCTACCATCGCCGTACCGCTCACTGATGCAGCCGCTGCTCCAGTATATCGACGAAGTCGAAGCGCGCTACGACGACGACGTGCTGACGATCATTCTGCCGGAATTCGTGCCGTCGAAGTGGTGGCAGTACATGCTCCATAATCAGACCGGGTTGCAACTCAAGGCTGCGCTCTTCTTCAGCCGCGGTAAAGTAGTGACGAGCGTGCCGTACCATCTGGAGCACTGATTGCTGCTCATTGATGATTATCGCCTGAGCCGCGAGTTGTGCCGGTTGTGCGCGCTGGCAATCGGTCGGCGCCAACGGGCAATCGTGTGGGCGCCGGCCATCGAATAAAGAAGCGGGCTTGCACCCAGGAACACGCGCTTCGCCGAGAGTCGAGCGATCAGGCTCGACTCTCGATGTCGCAATGTCATGACGTTGCCGATTCGTCATTGCGCGGGCGCTCGGCCCGGGCATGCGCCTCCTGGTAGCGCGAGAAATCTCGCCGTTGCAGGCGTTCGAGGAACGTCAGCGCCAGGACCGGCAGCATCAGGTAGAAGGCGATCCAGACGGGGTACGTCTTCTTGAGTGAAATATACGGCTCGAATTCGAACGCTGTGAGAAGATTATTCACAATCAGCAGCAGACTCCACGCACTAAGCGTGCGAGGAACAATGTAACCGAAGACGTAAGCGAGCACGCTACCCGTGCGGGTGGCGAGCGTTTGGTTGGCGCGCGGATCGAAGTAGTGCCGCTTGAATGCTCCAAGGCTGAGTCCCCCTGCTTGCGGAAAGTTATCGACGGGCCGGAACAGGTAGCAATAGTTCAATGCCGTCGAGAACACGAGCACGACGGCAGCAGCGGCGATCAAGGCAGGCCATCCTCCGGCTGCCAGGGGGTTCATCTCGCGCGAGAGATCGGGAGTGACCAGGTGGGTGCTGAGACCATCCCCGATCCGAGTGAGGATCACCAAACCCGTGGTCAACCAAAACTCAACCGGTGGGCGCATATACTCTCCTGATTGCGTTTGTCTTCTATAGTAATACCAATTACCGGTGACCATCCGGCATGGTCACCCCGAGCAGAGCGAGGGGTCGTGCGCGACCCGCTTAGATTCCTCGCTGCGCTCGGAATGACAGTCGCTGCGCTCGGAATGACAGTCGCTGCGCTCGGAATGTCAAGCATGCGGCATCGTCAATCGTCATTGGTATAACATAGACTCAGAGCATGATCAGAAACCCGGATGGCTCTTCAGGACTTCCCGTGAAGAAGCCTATAGTTAGCGGGTCGCCGTATACCGGGGATTGAACCGACAATAGCCATCCAGATCGAGAGTCAGTCGTTGAGACAATCGGCGCATATTGCGCGATCCTGAACAAAAGCGCTCAAAGCACGTCAGGCCGCTCTTGAGCGCCGGTGGCGCATTTGCCGCACCCCATCCGCCTTCGAACGGGTGGTGTTGAGCATGTCCGTCAATTCGTTGCGCAGCCGGAGTCCTTGACGCATGGCCAGGCGCTGCTCCTCGACCAGGTGCGTGCTGCCGTTCGTTTGAGCCATTCCTCGATCCGCACCGAAGAATCACAGATGCCACGGGTGACGGAATACATGCTCTTCCCTGAGAAACGTCACCCCAATGGGATGGATGTCGCTAACGTTGAGGCTTTTTTGAGGCATCTGGCTGTCGCGGGGCTCCATAGGGCCGCGGCAGCGCCCCATGCGTATTCAGACCGATGGTTAACCATCGGACGGAGCAGTTGGTTCCGCCCCAATGGTGGCGTGATGGGCAGGGATGGACCGGGCGCGCTGAGGGAGACCGGCGTCTCTTCCGCGCGTCCCGATTTCCCCAGCAATGATGGTCATTCTGTCAGAAGTCATCCGCGCCAGGGTTGCCGCGCCCGATCCTCCGGTTCCCGGCATCCGGCTGGGTCTGCGACAGCAGCACGAAGATCACCGTGCCGAGGATCGCTCCCAGGGCGCCCGGCAGAGTCACGGCGTGATCGGCGTGGACGATGCCGCTGCCGATGATGCCGCCGAGGAGTGCGCCAAAGACTCCTACCAGCGGGAGCACGACGACGCTCCCAGACATAGAACGGTGCGGCAACACCGCGCCGAGCAGCACTGCGACAAACACGCCGATGATTGTCCAGACCAGATACGCCATTGTTATTACGGCGTCGTTGGCGTCGTCGGCGCCGCCGGTTGCTCAGGCGTCGCAGGCTGCGATGGTTGTGTCGATGTCCGTTGCCCCGACGACGGGTTGGGCACGACCGTTGTGCCGGTTGCCATCTGGTTCAACAAGAGGGTAATGTTGGTATTGGGATCGATGAACCAGATATTGCCGCTCTTCAGCATTTCGACCATCAACTCACGCGTGCGTAATTCGAACAGTTCCGGGTTCTCGCGCCAGTAGCGTCCCTGGATTGCGCGCACCTGCGCCTCGCGGTTCGCCGCCTCGAGGGCCGCCGCCGTTTGCCCCTTTTCACGGGTCAGCGCCACGCGCGCTTCTTGCTCCGCCTGGAACAGATTGTTTGCCTGTTCCGCTTCGATCTGCTGGCGGCGGCGCTCCTCCGTTTCGATCTTGACTTCCAGGTTCGCCTTTTCGGAGAGGAGGCGGGCATATTCTTCACTGACCTTAATATCGAGCACCTTCACCGCCTCGATAACAACAAACAGTTGATCGGCAGGGCTTTGCTGTCCGGGACCGGGCGGCGACGTCAGATTCGCGCGAATACGTTGGGAAAACCCGCCGCGGTCGGAGAGCGCCTGGTCGAGCGTGAACTGCGTGCTGGCGCTCTTCAGCGCATCGGAGGCGAAACCTTCGAGTTGCAGACGGAGGAGATCGTCTTCAGCGCCGAGGCGCGCATACATCTGGCGCAGTGACTCAGGATCGGTCTTCCGGCTGAAGTCGATCTGAATATCAATATCGTAGAGTTGCTTGTCACTGCTGGCGACATTCTGCGAGATCTGGAGCGTCTGACGGCGGACGTTCACAATCTCGACGCGCGTCAGCGGCGCAAACGGACGGAAGAAGACACCCGGTTCCTGCACGCCTTCAACCGCACCGCTGGTGATGATGATCCCGCGTTGCCCTTCGTCCACCTGCACAAAGCGCGCGGTCGCCGCTCCCAATCCAACGATGATCAACAGCGCAAACACAATGGCGATAGTCCGCCCTGCAACATTCATGCCTCTTCCTCCTTGTTGTGTCGATGGCTGGTTCTGGCGTTTACGATCAGACATAACGGCGCTCCGGCGCGAGGCGCCCTGCAAGTGCGATTGCTTCATTATACGAGGAGATGCACCGATTGTCACTATGTGGATGCGGTGCGGGGGCGCTGCGCGTGGGTATGAACACCCGCGTTGCCGCCGACGTCCGCTGTCGCCGGTTTGATGCGCCGCTTTTACCCTCACCCCCTGCCCCTCTCCTGCCTGTGGGAGAGGGGAAACCGGCGCCGCGCGCGCGGTCCGTCCCCTGGCGGGTGTGGGGGCGGGGGAGCGCGGGAGTTCTATCCGCCCTTGAAGTCAATCGGTGGGAGGATGCGTCTGAAGGGGGGCGCGTTAGCGTCCGTCGTTCTGAATGAACGACGGTTGAAGGTCGCGCGAGGGCGGGATCAGGTGCAATCGTTCCCCTCCATCTGTCGAGGATCATCCGCCAAAAAAAGAGTCTTTGAGATGTCAATATATCTTTTTATTGACATTTACGATAATTTTCGATATTCTCTTGTTCGAGACAGTCTCATGCCAATGACCTGTGAACATCCGGTATGGTCACTCCGAGCAGCGCGAGGGGTCGCGCGCAACCCGCTTAGATTCCTCGCTGCGCTCGGAATGACCAGCATGCGGCATCGTCAAGCGTCATTGGTATCAGCACCAAAAGGAGGGGCACATTCTATGGAGGGTATGATGGGTGGCAATCTGGCGCTTATCGGGTATCTTGCGCCGCTGTCGCTGGCAGTTGTGGCGCTCATCGCGTGGCTGTCGCGGTCGGTTAATCTGACGTTTCAGCTTGGACGCATTGCCAGTATCGGTTCGTTCCTGCTGTTGCTTGGGCTTGGGATTGTCGTCTTCACCTCCGGTCCGATGGTCAGTCCGGTAATCGGCGTCGGCGAGGCGGGCATCGCCCTGCGCCTCGATGCGCTGAGCGTGATGATGTCGTGGTTGGTGACGCTGCTGGGGACGCTGCTGATCCAGTTCAGCCGCAACTATCTCGATGGCGATCCGCACCAGAAACTCTTTTTCATCCGCCTCTACCTGACGGTCAGCGCGGTTCTGTTGATGGTGCTGTCCGGTAATCTCTGGCAACTGGTTCTGGCGTGGATTGGCATGAGTCTTGCGTTGCACGAGCTGCTGGTGTTTTATCCTGAGCGTCCGCGCGCTCTTCGGGCTGCCCGCAAGAAATTCATTACCGCCCGCATCGGCGATGTGTGCCTGATCGTTGCTGCGGTGTTGCTCGCGCAAACATTTGGTACGACCGATCTGGGCATGATCCGTGAGGCGGCTGCCAGTGCGCTTGCAGGTGGAACCATCCCCGCCGGTGCTGCCATCGCAGCGATCCTGATCGTCATCGTCGCTGCGCTGAAATCGGCGATGTTCCCTTTCCATGGCTGGCTGCTCGAAGTGATGGAAACGCCAACCCCGGTGTCGGCGCTGCTGCACGCCGGTCTGCTCAATGCGGGCATCTTCCTGGTGGTGCGCTTTGGCGAACTGGTGTTCCTGTCGACCCCGGCGCTGATTCTGTTGATCGTGCTCGGCGGGTTCACGGCGATTTTCGCCTCGTCGTCAATGATTACGCAGACCAGCGTCAAGGTCTCGCTGGCGTATTCGAGCGCTGCGCATATGGGCTTTATGATTATGCTGTGCGGCTTTGGCGCGCACACGGTTGCAATTATGCACCTCATCGCTCACTCCTGCTACAAGGCGCACGCCTTCCTGTCGTCCGGCAGCATCATCGAGTATGTGCGGGATACCGGCGCCCAGAAACTCGACACCGCGCCGCACCCGCTCAGTCTCCTGGCAAATATGGCGGTTTCCGTGGCGGTCTTTCTAGCGGTCGCCACTGCCATCGGCATCGACATCACCAAGCGACCGGGTGAAACCGCGATGATCACGATATTTATGATTGCCGTCGCCTATTTGCTGGTGAAGGGCAATACCGACAAAGCGCCCATCTCTGTGATCGGACGCACGATGCTGATGGCTACCCTGGTGACGATGGCCTTCTTCGCTCTGGAGGTCATGGCTGAGGCGCTGCTCGGCGGCGCTGTGGCGGTCTATCCGCCGCTCGATATGCCGACGATGATCGCCGTGGTGCTGGCAGTTGTGCTCTTCGGCATCGTGATGGCGTTCAGCGCGTTCCTGCCTGCGCTGGTGAATCGCCCCGCGTGGCGGGCGCTCTATGTTCACCTCAAGAACGGTTTCTATGCTAACGCTATGTTCGACCGCTTCCTGGACGTCTTCCGACTGGCTCGCTGATCCGTGGTGTGGATGCACTCTTTGAGGAGGAACAAAGCATGATGATGCACATGGCTGAGACTCGAACCCGACCTGCGCCAATGATGGCTGCGTCGCTTCAGATGGTTACCGCCGATATGATCGCGGCAGCAGCGAAGCGCGCCGAGCAGCGCATCGCTCCGCTGTGGCCCCTGCGCAATTTTGTGGCGGTCAATCCATATCTGGGTCTGCTCGATTACTCCTTCGAGACCGCCGCCGAACTGCTGGCGCGCCGGGCTGGCGCCCGGACGACCGCCCCACGCGCGTTCTATGCGCAGGCAATTCGCGACGGGCGCATCACCGATGCCGATCTTGCGTCCGCTCTGGCTGAGGGAAGCCCATCCCCCGGCGCACCTGCGACCGTCGAGGCGCTGAAGGCGTTCGCCTTGAGCAATGCGCCAGAGCCGACCTTCACCACGCTGCCGACTGTCGCCGATGTTGCGCGTGAGATCACCGGCGTCAACTGGGCTGATATTGTGACCGACTCGATCTCGGCGTGGGCCGGCGCCTACTTCGATCTGGGTCAGTCCTACTGGCGGTCGCCCTGGAAACCGATGTCGGCGTATGCTGCATGGCGGGCTGAGGCAACGTATGACCGAACACCACATATACGCGGCGCTCAGGGCTTTCATCAGGCGCTGCGTGAATTGCCGGAATCGGCGATGGAAACGATTATTGCGGCAGTGGAGATGTTGCATATTCCCGCCGATGGGCTTGAAGCATATCTGCACCGGCTCTTGCTGACCATTCACGGTTGGGCTGGTTATGCCCGCTACCTGCGCTGGGAAGCCGAACTCTACGGTGGCGCAGATCACACGCTGACCGATCTGCTGGCGATCCGCCTGGTGTGGGAAGTGGCGCTCTGGCGCAGTTTCGCGTCCAGAGGAATGGCGGAAGCGTGGCGCACACGCAGTCATGAATTGGTCGGCGATCAACTGGATGCAGCGCTCCAGCGCGCGATCGCTGGCGATCTGTTGCTCCAGCGCGCCTTCGAGAAAGCGTATCAGCGCCAGTTGTTTGCCTGCCTCGGTACGCCAAAACCGGTCAAACACGCAACACGGAAGCGGGCGCAGGCCGCCTTCTGCATCGATGTCCGCTCCGAGATCTTTCGGCGCGCGCTCGAAACCGTGACCGATGAGATCGAGACAATCGGATTTGCGGGTTTCTTTGGCTTCCCGATCGAGTATGTGCCGCTGGCGGAAACCCGCGGCGGAGCGCAGTGTCCGGTCTTGCTTACGCCGCAGTTCGTCATTGCCGAGTCGGTCGGCGGTGCGTCCGAAACTGAAGTGACCGCCGTGATCGAGAAGCGCGCCCTGAATCAGCGCGTCGCCAAAGTATGGCGCATGTTCAAGTTCGGACCGGTCTCCTGCTTCGGGTTCGTCGGTCCGGTCGGGCTGGCATATGTGCGGAAGTTGCTGCTGGATACGCTGGGAATTACCCGCCCGGTGCCGCATCCGGCGACTTTCGGGCTGGATGCGCGCACCCGCGAGCGCGTCAAACCGAGCCTCGAACCGCGCGCGATCGGTGGGCGCACAACGGGCATGTCGCCGGAGCAGCGGGTGAATGTCGCCGAAGGCGCACTCAAAGCGATGTCGTTGACGAGCAACTTTGCTCGCCTCGTGCTGCTTGCCGGGCACGGCTCGACGACCGTCAACAACCCGCATGCGACCGGTCTTGACTGCGGCGCATGCGGTGGTCATACCGGCGAGGCGAATGTGCGGGTGGCAGTGCAGATACTTAACGATCCGGCGGCGCGCACCGGCTTGAAAGCGCGCGGCATTGTCATTCCAGACGATACCGTGTTTGTGGCCGGTCTACACGACACCACGACCGATGATGTGACCATTTTTGATAAGAATGATATTCCGGCAAGCCATGCCGATGATCTGAGGCGGCTCGAAGCCGATCTCGCCGCCGCCGGACGACTGGCGCGCGCCGAGCGGGCTGCTTTGCTGAAGATTGATCCGAAGGG
This region includes:
- a CDS encoding FAD-binding and (Fe-S)-binding domain-containing protein — translated: MKYDDLAAELRECVMGDVQTDAISRALYATDASIYQIEPLGVVLPKDEADVAALVRLARLRRLPIVPRGGGTSLAGQAVGRAIHVDFTKYMNRLLEVNVAGQWAWVEPGIVLDHLNAELAPHNMKFAPDVSPSNRATIGGMIANNSSGMYSLVYGKTIDHVLELKVMLSDGSITTFRPLDEAELRACMANTDLEGRIYRTVARLAREHADEIARRYPKVLRRVGGYNLDAFVPVNDDDATRYGIMFGARSPDRRFNMTNMIVGSEGTLALVLAARLRLVPRPKHTAIAILEFDTLDAALDAVVPCLECSPAAVELMDDILLDLTRKSHEYAQYLALFVQGRPGALLQVEFFGESEDEVHASLTRLEQHLRTRCSAITPMSDARRKNAVLAVRKAGLPLLQSLSPDLKPETFVEDSAVPPEKLNVYLRRFRNICHAHGVQVAFYGHASVGVIHARPLLNLKHADDVRKMRAIAEEIKDLVIEFGGALSGEHGDGMLRAEFNRELFGETLYEAFREIKHTFDPYDIFNPGKIVDAPPMDRHLRYGERYHPIQLHTRFRFSDTGGIVGAVELCNGNGLCRKMSGGTMCPSYMVTRDEEHSTRGRANALRMVFSGALPLDALTGARMKEVMDLCLECKGCTGECPSRVNMTRLKSEWLSIYYEQHGIPLRSRIFGAIRTINELGSRLAPLANRLLALPFVPTLQERLIGVSRQRRLPPFAAQPFHRWFAARQSPVDADRPSVVLFPDTFADYNDPHIAQAAVRVLEAAGYRVLLPTRRVCCGRPQISKGLLKEVQALAQRQLDALGPYAAAGIPIIGLEPSCILSFRDEYPDLLDDPRTATLAQMSFLFDEFLAREVRAGRATLRFRDQAPRRYLFHGHCHQKALIGSAYALALLRMIPGADAREVDSGCCGMAGSFGYEAEHYAISQKIGERALFPAVRALPATAEVVAMGTSCRQQIADGTGRRARHLAEVLADALEE
- a CDS encoding acyl-CoA synthetase gives rise to the protein MKTPLTTIDALRRAVEHAPQRPFLLFEGLSFSYKDIAAIAACWAARLRAVGVERGDRVALFLENSPAFVTAYLGTHMIGAIVVLVNTLYRQTELRHILNDSAAKVVIVGDQAHADLLRQANAPGVVIFASDVVLEGADDAPDWTRAPEPGDIALIGYTSGTTGRSKGAMLTHANLMANSAAVTVAWHWTEHDRLLLTLPLFHIHGLGVGLNGTLYTASTVDLRRGFDAADVLDTLARGETTMFFGVPTMYTRLIAEARRRQAAGASARVDGMRLFVSGSAPLSPQTFAEFEELFGHRILERYGMTETVMNLTNPYDGERRPGTVGMPFPGQEARIVDVRTRQPLPDGEIGEIQVRGPHVFAGYWRNPQATAEAFDADGWFNTGDLGWRSADGYFTITGRARELIISGGYNIYPREVEEVLLAHPAVSEAAVVGLPDAEFGEQVVAVVVPATSATDSLEQELIDWCRARLASYKKPRRIVFVASLPRNALGKVQKHVMQQQLTPSGAT
- a CDS encoding APC family permease; this encodes MMTELKRLVVGRPLANDQLVHERLPKRLALAVFSSDALSSTAYATEAILIVLSAAGAAALGLATPIALGIAVLLMTVAFSYSQTIKAYPQGGGTYIVARENLGTIPSLTAASALLIDYILTVAVSMSAGVAAITSAWPVLDPYRVELAVGLIGLVSLANLRGMKESGAMFAIPTYTFIASMFLLIGAGLVNVVTGNVTPAPPPQTPHLPAEAGALSLFLILRAFAAGCTALTGIEAIADGVPAFRKPESHNAAITLAIMAVLLVTMFLGITVLANAYHIIPDGSHEPETANSQLARAIFGAGSPFYFLLQIATMAILVLASNTAFADFPRLAYFLARDRYFPRQFTQRGDRLVFSNGIVALGLIASILVVAFHAREQALLPLYAVGVFISFTISQVGMVQHWRRAQTPGWRRSALINGFGATMTGVVMVVLAVTKFREGAWAVLLLIPMVVMALLSIHNHYVAVAEQLSLEGAPRPAPVRRHTALVLVSGVHRGVIPALQYALSIAPDNVTAVYVDLDAENTEKIRRKWEEWGCGIPLVILPSPYRSLMQPLLQYIDEVEARYDDDVLTIILPEFVPSKWWQYMLHNQTGLQLKAALFFSRGKVVTSVPYHLEH